Part of the bacterium genome, GCGGTGGTGCCGGTGGCGGAGAGCGACCGGATCCTGCGGGAGACGCTGGGGATCAGCTACGGCGGGCAGCTCCCGACCACCTCCCCGGCGGAGGTGTGCAAGGCGCTGGAAGTCGAGGCGGTCTTCTACGGCGAAGTGCAGGAATGGAGAAAGACGACGACGGGGATCTACAACAGCTTGACCGTCGCGGCCGCCTTCCGGATGTTCGGGAAGGACGGAACGCTCCTGTGGGAGGGGAACGACCGCCAGTTCCACCAGGACGTCGCACGCGGCGGGGGGAACCTGGGGGCCGAGATCATCGCGGGTGCGTTGGGCAACCTGTTGCTGAACCCGATGACCCCGTACGGGAAGCGGGTCGGCGGAAACATCGCAAGGAAGCTCCCCGCGGGGGTGCTCGATAAAATGGTCAGGTGAACAAACAAGGCACAAGGCGCAGCGGGGGGTTCCACGCAGCGGCGTCTGGAGCGAAGTGGAGACAGGGACGTCGGGAACGAGCGGAGGCGCAGGTGAGGAGACCAAGGATGGTCGACGAACCGTAGCGGAGTGGAAGCCCCCCGCGAGCCTGTGCTCCAATGATTTACGATAACATGTTGAAAGGGGTGGGCCGATGCGGAATCGTCTTCTGTTGGGGGGGATCCTGTTCCTGGGCG contains:
- a CDS encoding GNA1162 family protein yields the protein MQSGRSRAAAVSALIVVSVLLSASGCGGGKEVRPEPPPVVVPAGPRVAVAPVENRTNDLAASDIIRDAFAEGVARKGLAVVPVAESDRILRETLGISYGGQLPTTSPAEVCKALEVEAVFYGEVQEWRKTTTGIYNSLTVAAAFRMFGKDGTLLWEGNDRQFHQDVARGGGNLGAEIIAGALGNLLLNPMTPYGKRVGGNIARKLPAGVLDKMVR